A single window of Bacteroidota bacterium DNA harbors:
- a CDS encoding FAD-dependent oxidoreductase → MKVAVIGAGPAGMTAGYELAKSIKNVDVYEAGSSVGGMAKTIELWNQKVDIGPHRFFSNDTRVNELWLEVVGNDYEMVDRLTRIYYNKKFFHYPIKAFNALSNMGVFKAASCMVYYGVEKISPTKDISTFEGWVTNRFGKKLYQIFFKTYTEKLWGIPCDVLDADFAAQRIKKFSLGEAIKTALFGNSGKHKTLVDQFAYPHGGTGIVYERMAQFVKDKGGNVFLNTPVKKVITKNGKACALELEDGTVKEYDHIISSMPLSLMVTRLPEVSENIKAAAQDLKFRNTIIVYLNVQAKDLFPDNWLYVHSADLQMGRLTNFRNWVPQLYGKEESTICALEYWCYDEDDFWSKSDKELIELGKIELRKTGLIGNAEISDGFVYKIHRCYPVYSTGYKERLKPVEDYLSSVQNLHVIGRYGAFKYNNQDHSILMGRLAVENILKGTHHNLWEINTDYDSYQESSVITKTGLEKK, encoded by the coding sequence TTGAAAGTTGCTGTAATTGGGGCAGGACCCGCAGGCATGACAGCCGGGTATGAACTTGCCAAGAGTATAAAAAATGTTGATGTATATGAAGCCGGCTCATCAGTTGGCGGAATGGCTAAAACAATTGAACTGTGGAATCAAAAAGTAGATATTGGTCCGCACCGCTTTTTTAGTAACGATACACGCGTTAATGAACTATGGTTAGAGGTTGTAGGTAATGATTATGAAATGGTTGACCGCCTCACCCGAATTTATTACAACAAAAAGTTTTTTCACTATCCTATCAAAGCCTTTAATGCTCTCTCAAATATGGGAGTTTTTAAAGCTGCGTCTTGTATGGTTTATTATGGAGTAGAAAAAATTTCTCCGACAAAAGACATCAGTACCTTCGAAGGTTGGGTAACGAACCGCTTTGGAAAAAAACTATATCAAATATTTTTTAAAACCTATACTGAAAAGTTGTGGGGAATCCCATGCGACGTGTTAGATGCTGATTTTGCCGCCCAGCGAATTAAAAAATTCAGTTTAGGTGAGGCTATTAAAACCGCATTGTTTGGCAATAGCGGAAAACACAAAACATTAGTTGATCAATTTGCCTATCCTCATGGAGGAACAGGAATTGTTTATGAACGCATGGCTCAATTTGTTAAAGACAAAGGCGGCAATGTGTTCTTAAACACACCGGTAAAGAAAGTTATTACAAAAAACGGAAAGGCTTGCGCTCTTGAATTAGAGGATGGGACAGTTAAAGAATACGACCACATTATTTCTTCCATGCCATTATCTTTAATGGTTACTCGTCTTCCCGAGGTGTCTGAGAATATAAAAGCTGCGGCACAAGATTTAAAATTCAGAAATACAATAATTGTTTACCTAAATGTACAGGCAAAAGATTTGTTTCCTGACAATTGGTTATACGTTCATAGTGCCGATTTACAAATGGGCCGATTAACTAATTTCAGAAATTGGGTTCCGCAATTATACGGTAAAGAAGAAAGCACAATTTGCGCTCTCGAATATTGGTGCTACGACGAAGATGACTTCTGGAGCAAAAGCGACAAAGAATTAATCGAACTTGGTAAAATAGAGCTAAGAAAAACCGGATTAATTGGCAACGCCGAAATAAGTGATGGTTTCGTTTATAAAATTCACAGATGCTACCCGGTATATTCTACAGGCTATAAAGAAAGATTAAAACCGGTTGAAGACTATTTAAGCAGTGTTCAAAATCTACATGTTATAGGTCGATATGGCGCATTTAAATATAATAATCAAGACCATAGTATCTTGATGGGGCGCTTAGCAGTAGAAAACATATTAAAAGGTACTCATCATAACCTGTGGGAAATTAATACCGATTACGATAGTTATCAGGAATCATCAGTCATCACAAAAACCGGATTGGAGAAAAAATAA
- a CDS encoding CoA transferase subunit B: MLDKNGIAKRIAREVKDGMYVNLGIGIPTLVANYIPQGINVELQSENGILGMGPFPFEGEEDADLINAGKQTVTLLPGAVIFDSAMSFGMIRAQKVDLTILGAMEVSENGDIANWKIPGKMVKGMGGAMDLVASAKNIIVAMQQVNKAGQSKLLPKCDLPLTGIHCIKKVVTELGVYDILPEGGFKLLERAPGVSVEQIKAATAGKLIVEGEIPEMII; this comes from the coding sequence ATGTTAGATAAAAACGGAATAGCAAAACGCATTGCCCGCGAGGTAAAAGACGGAATGTATGTAAACCTTGGTATTGGCATTCCTACTTTAGTAGCGAACTACATCCCGCAAGGAATTAATGTTGAATTACAATCTGAAAACGGAATTTTAGGCATGGGACCATTCCCCTTCGAAGGAGAAGAAGATGCCGATTTAATTAATGCCGGAAAGCAAACAGTTACACTTTTACCTGGAGCTGTTATCTTCGATAGCGCCATGAGTTTTGGAATGATTCGCGCACAAAAAGTTGACCTTACCATTTTAGGCGCTATGGAAGTAAGCGAGAATGGAGATATTGCCAACTGGAAAATTCCGGGGAAAATGGTAAAAGGAATGGGTGGTGCTATGGATTTAGTTGCTTCGGCAAAAAACATTATTGTTGCCATGCAGCAAGTAAACAAAGCAGGCCAATCGAAATTATTACCTAAATGCGATTTGCCTTTAACCGGCATTCATTGCATTAAAAAAGTGGTAACAGAACTTGGCGTTTATGACATTCTTCCTGAAGGAGGATTTAAATTATTGGAGCGTGCTCCAGGAGTAAGTGTTGAACAAATCAAAGCCGCTACCGCCGGTAAACTAATTGTAGAAGGTGAAATTCCTGAAATGATTATTTAA
- a CDS encoding CoA transferase subunit A, with product MINKVVKNADEAIKDIQDNMTLLLGGFGLCGIPENCISALVKKGVKGLTCVSNNAGVDDFGLGLLLQTRQVKKMISSYVGENDEFERQMLSGELEVELIPQGTLATRCLAAGYGMPAIFTPAGVGTEVAIGKEVRKFIFNGVEKDYLMEYAFDADFAIVKAWKGDTAGNLIYRSTARNFNPMMAMAGKITIAEVEELVPVGELDPDQIHTPGIYVQRIFKGENYEKRIEQRTVRKKS from the coding sequence ATGATAAACAAAGTAGTAAAAAATGCCGACGAAGCCATTAAAGACATACAAGACAACATGACTTTGTTGTTGGGTGGTTTTGGTTTATGCGGTATTCCCGAAAATTGTATTTCCGCACTTGTAAAAAAAGGCGTGAAGGGATTAACCTGCGTAAGCAACAATGCCGGAGTTGATGATTTCGGTTTAGGATTATTATTGCAAACTCGCCAGGTAAAGAAAATGATTTCTTCATACGTTGGCGAAAACGATGAATTCGAGCGTCAAATGCTGAGTGGTGAATTAGAAGTTGAATTGATTCCTCAAGGCACACTAGCTACACGTTGTTTAGCCGCAGGATACGGAATGCCGGCCATTTTTACGCCTGCAGGTGTTGGAACAGAAGTAGCGATTGGTAAAGAGGTGCGTAAATTTATATTTAACGGTGTTGAAAAGGATTATTTGATGGAGTATGCGTTTGATGCGGATTTTGCAATTGTAAAAGCATGGAAAGGTGATACTGCCGGTAATTTGATTTACCGTTCTACAGCAAGAAATTTCAATCCAATGATGGCAATGGCCGGAAAAATTACCATTGCGGAAGTAGAAGAGTTGGTGCCTGTTGGAGAATTGGATCCGGATCAAATACACACACCGGGAATTTATGTGCAACGTATTTTCAAAGGTGAGAATTACGAAAAACGTATTGAACAAAGAACGGTAAGAAAGAAATCTTAA
- a CDS encoding transglycosylase domain-containing protein — MAKNSKYIAGTWMIIWLPFLIILLIVSLVANEVLGDLPSVEELQNPRSNLATVIYSSDGKELGKYYNENRVNVTFKDLDKDLVDALVATEDARFYEHNGVDIKALLRSASGVFTGGSKGGGSTITQQLAKMMFPREKLSKFQLVIRKIKEWVIATRLEKNYTKEEIMAMYLNKFDFLNLAVGVKSAAKIYFNSNPDSLRIEQAAMLVGMAQNPSLYNPIRFEEKTKHRRNVVLSQMLKYGYINQTQFDTLKIKPLGLSFRPEDHNEGPAPYFREYLRENFLKQWCENHINPETKKPYNIYKDGLRVYTTIDSRMQQYAEEAVAEHMLELQKAFIKDCKQKRNAPFAYNVKKEEIQAIMTSSMKRSDRYRELKQQGLSKEQIEKNFNTPAKMTVWSIRGEIDTTMTPMDSIRYYKGFLQTGFMAVDPQTGQVRAWVGGINHKHFKYDHVKVGKRQVGSTFKPFVYAMAIQEGYSPCYQMPCVKTCVTTEDGKEWCPDNSFNARQKAKWENRLLTLKQALALSVNYISAALMKKFGPYAVVNLAKRMGITSHLDPVPSLCLGTADISVFEMVGAIATFPNQGTFVQPTFITRIEDKNGKVLEEFMPQTDEVFSPEKAYVMCQLMKGVVQHGTGMGLAKYKLGAQIGGKTGTTQNNSDGWFIGYTPDLAAGCWVGAEDRSVHFNSTDVGQGATMAMPIWGKFFQKALNDPTLKLSKGDFVKPDNLGDIELDCAKYELETIPGEDFEEGGF, encoded by the coding sequence GTGGCCAAAAACTCTAAATATATTGCCGGCACTTGGATGATAATATGGCTTCCGTTTCTAATCATTTTATTGATTGTTTCATTAGTCGCTAACGAAGTGTTAGGTGACCTGCCAAGTGTTGAAGAGTTACAAAATCCTAGGAGCAATCTGGCAACCGTTATATACAGCTCCGACGGAAAAGAATTAGGAAAATATTACAACGAAAATCGCGTCAACGTTACTTTCAAAGATTTAGATAAAGACCTGGTAGACGCTTTAGTTGCTACTGAAGACGCGCGCTTTTATGAGCATAACGGCGTTGATATAAAAGCCCTTTTACGTTCTGCTTCTGGTGTGTTTACCGGCGGCTCTAAAGGCGGAGGAAGTACCATTACACAGCAGCTGGCTAAGATGATGTTTCCGCGTGAAAAACTCAGCAAATTTCAATTGGTTATTCGAAAAATTAAAGAATGGGTTATTGCCACACGACTTGAAAAAAATTATACCAAAGAGGAAATCATGGCCATGTACCTCAATAAATTCGACTTTTTGAATTTAGCAGTTGGTGTTAAATCGGCTGCCAAAATTTATTTTAATTCTAATCCCGATAGTTTACGCATTGAGCAAGCTGCCATGTTAGTTGGTATGGCTCAAAATCCTTCACTCTATAATCCCATTCGTTTCGAAGAAAAAACCAAACATCGCCGTAATGTGGTTTTAAGTCAGATGTTGAAATACGGTTACATTAACCAAACACAATTCGACACTTTAAAAATTAAACCATTAGGACTTAGTTTCCGGCCGGAAGATCACAACGAAGGCCCTGCTCCCTACTTCAGAGAATACTTACGCGAAAACTTTCTAAAGCAATGGTGCGAAAATCATATTAATCCTGAAACAAAAAAACCTTACAATATTTACAAAGATGGCTTAAGAGTTTACACTACCATCGATTCACGTATGCAGCAATATGCTGAAGAAGCAGTGGCAGAGCACATGCTCGAATTACAAAAAGCGTTCATTAAAGATTGCAAACAAAAACGCAATGCACCTTTTGCCTATAACGTAAAAAAAGAAGAGATTCAGGCCATCATGACATCTTCCATGAAGCGGAGTGATCGTTATCGCGAATTAAAACAACAAGGTTTAAGCAAAGAACAGATTGAAAAAAACTTTAACACACCTGCAAAAATGACGGTGTGGAGTATCAGAGGGGAAATTGACACAACAATGACACCAATGGATAGCATTCGCTATTACAAAGGATTTCTTCAAACGGGTTTTATGGCTGTTGATCCGCAAACCGGACAAGTACGCGCTTGGGTTGGCGGCATTAATCACAAGCATTTTAAATATGATCACGTAAAAGTAGGTAAACGTCAAGTAGGCTCAACCTTTAAACCTTTTGTTTATGCCATGGCAATACAGGAAGGGTATTCACCCTGCTATCAAATGCCTTGTGTGAAAACGTGTGTAACTACAGAAGATGGTAAAGAATGGTGTCCGGATAATTCTTTTAACGCTCGTCAGAAAGCAAAGTGGGAAAACCGACTTCTCACCTTAAAACAAGCCCTTGCACTCTCTGTGAATTATATCAGTGCCGCACTCATGAAAAAATTTGGACCATACGCTGTTGTTAATCTTGCGAAACGAATGGGTATTACTTCGCATCTTGATCCTGTTCCGTCTTTGTGTCTTGGTACAGCAGATATTTCCGTATTCGAAATGGTTGGCGCTATTGCCACTTTCCCTAATCAAGGCACATTTGTTCAGCCTACATTCATTACACGTATCGAAGATAAAAACGGAAAAGTACTGGAAGAATTCATGCCACAAACCGATGAGGTGTTTAGTCCCGAAAAAGCTTATGTGATGTGTCAGCTTATGAAAGGCGTTGTGCAACACGGAACGGGTATGGGATTAGCCAAATACAAATTAGGTGCTCAAATAGGAGGAAAAACCGGAACTACACAAAACAATTCCGACGGATGGTTCATTGGTTACACGCCTGATTTAGCAGCCGGATGTTGGGTGGGGGCTGAAGACCGTAGTGTACATTTTAACAGCACTGATGTTGGTCAGGGCGCAACCATGGCTATGCCGATATGGGGGAAGTTTTTTCAAAAAGCGCTTAATGACCCAACACTAAAATTGAGCAAAGGCGATTTCGTTAAACCGGATAATTTAGGTGATATAGAATTAGATTGTGCAAAATATGAATTAGAAACAATTCCCGGAGAGGATTTTGAAGAGGGAGGATTTTAG
- a CDS encoding NAD(P)/FAD-dependent oxidoreductase, producing MISTDIAIIGAGPVGLFAIFECGLLKMRCHLIDYLPQPGGQLSEIYPKKPIYDIPGYPTVLAQELVDNLMKQAEPFKPSFTLGERIEKLEKRGDRDFLLETNLGTQIQAKCIVIAGGLGCFEPRKPEVSGLEKFENGKGVNYMILDPEKYRGKKMVLAGGGDSALDWTIFLADVAEKVTLVHRSESFRGAPDSVNKVMKLAEEGKINLLLNTNLNSVKGNGHLESVTVANSKSNETQEIPTDYLIPLFGLSPKLGPIEHWGLNIDKNAIEVNTDDYSTNVEGVYAIGDINTYKNKLKLILCGFHEAALMSHSAYKYINPGVKYTMKYTTVNGVNTF from the coding sequence ATGATTAGTACTGATATAGCCATTATTGGAGCCGGGCCCGTGGGTTTATTCGCCATTTTCGAATGCGGATTATTAAAAATGCGCTGCCATTTAATTGATTATTTACCCCAACCCGGTGGTCAGTTATCTGAAATTTATCCTAAAAAACCCATCTATGATATCCCGGGGTATCCAACTGTATTGGCACAAGAATTGGTAGATAACTTAATGAAGCAAGCAGAGCCTTTTAAGCCATCTTTTACTTTAGGTGAACGAATTGAAAAGTTGGAGAAACGCGGCGACCGTGATTTTTTACTCGAAACTAATTTAGGAACCCAAATTCAGGCGAAATGTATTGTAATTGCGGGTGGATTAGGTTGCTTTGAACCGCGTAAACCCGAAGTAAGCGGATTAGAGAAATTTGAAAACGGTAAAGGAGTTAACTATATGATCCTTGATCCGGAAAAGTACAGAGGTAAAAAAATGGTACTGGCAGGTGGGGGTGACAGTGCTTTAGATTGGACCATCTTTTTAGCTGATGTGGCCGAGAAAGTGACCTTAGTTCATAGGAGCGAATCATTTAGAGGGGCCCCGGACAGTGTAAACAAAGTGATGAAATTAGCCGAAGAAGGAAAAATTAATTTACTGCTTAACACCAATTTAAATTCCGTAAAAGGAAACGGCCATCTCGAATCCGTTACTGTGGCAAATTCAAAATCAAACGAAACTCAGGAAATACCAACAGATTATTTGATTCCATTATTCGGACTATCACCAAAATTAGGTCCTATCGAGCACTGGGGCTTAAACATTGATAAGAATGCCATTGAAGTAAACACCGACGATTACAGCACCAATGTGGAAGGGGTTTATGCTATTGGAGATATCAACACCTATAAAAACAAATTAAAGCTGATTTTATGCGGTTTTCATGAAGCGGCCTTAATGAGTCATAGTGCGTACAAGTATATTAATCCGGGTGTGAAATACACCATGAAATATACCACTGTAAACGGTGTAAATACATTCTAA